A region of Tachysurus fulvidraco isolate hzauxx_2018 unplaced genomic scaffold, HZAU_PFXX_2.0 HiC_scaffold_109_np12, whole genome shotgun sequence DNA encodes the following proteins:
- the LOC125140605 gene encoding polymeric immunoglobulin receptor-like isoform X2, whose amino-acid sequence MGFYSLCGSVTLLGFFLCISEVESMRTLKNVAVKRGGSVTIPCIYDEKYKAHSKYWCKGYYWSTCSIVAYAISSGNPSVIDHPEQNLFTVELNSVSESGTGWCAVEIGDKWQKDDREYLYLTVSQDPRLSVRESRVRGEEGGSVTVQCLYSAAYQNKQKQWCGFKDEQCNTVRTSQNSAVYISDDGRRSFSVKMSRLKKSDAGWYWCSAGDLQVPVHISVSDPPPVTTLKTKVLTTTVTTTVTTTVTTIAHQDNTYTSLVWTLNHWYLVALLLPLVILVIIICMLRKKCGFSK is encoded by the exons ATGGGCTTTTACTCACTATGTGGTTCTGTAACTCTCCTTGGGTTTTTCCTCTGTATATCAG AGGTAGAGAGCATGAGGACACTGAaaaatgtagctgtaaaaagaGGAGGATCTGTCACTATTCCATGTATTTATGATGAGAAGTACAAAGCACACAGTAAATACTGGTGCAAAGGGTACTATTGGTCTACCTGCAGTATCGTAGCCTATGCAATCTCAAGTGGAAATCCATCAGTCATTGATCATCCAGAGCAGAATTTGTTCACGGTGGAACTGAACTCTGTCTCTGAGTCTGGAACGGGTTGGTGTGCTGTAGAAATTGGGGATAAATGGCAAAAGGATGACCGGGAATATTTGTACCTTACGGTTAGTCAAG ATCCTCGTCTGTCAGTGAGGGAGAGCAGAGTGAGAGGTGAGGAAGGAGGCAGCgtcacagtccagtgtctctacagtgctgcgtatcagaataaacaaaagcagtgGTGCGGATTTAAAGATGAACAATGCAACACAGTGAGGACAtcccagaattcagcagtgtacatcagtgatgatgggagaagatccttcagtgtgaagatgagcagactgaagaagagtgatgctggatggtactggtgcagtgcaggagatctgcaggttcctgttcacatcagtgtcagtgatccacctccag TCACTACATTAAAGACAAAAGTACTGactacaacagtgactacaacagtgactacaacagtgactacaaTCGCTCATCAAGACAACACATACAC TAGTTTGGTTTGGACCCTGAACCATTGGTACCTGGTGGCCCTTCTTCTGCCACTGGTGATActggtcatcatcatctgtatgCTCAGAAAGAAATGTG GTTTCTCCAAATGA
- the LOC125140605 gene encoding polymeric immunoglobulin receptor-like isoform X1, protein MGFYSLCGSVTLLGFFLCISEVESMRTLKNVAVKRGGSVTIPCIYDEKYKAHSKYWCKGYYWSTCSIVAYAISSGNPSVIDHPEQNLFTVELNSVSESGTGWCAVEIGDKWQKDDREYLYLTVSQDPRLSVRESRVRGEEGGSVTVQCLYSAAYQNKQKQWCGFKDEQCNTVRTSQNSAVYISDDGRRSFSVKMSRLKKSDAGWYWCSAGDLQVPVHISVSDPPPVTTLKTKVLTTTVTTTVTTTVTTIAHQDNTYTSLVWTLNHWYLVALLLPLVILVIIICMLRKKCGKCPWCVCSFELVLILLLFQMRRSEM, encoded by the exons ATGGGCTTTTACTCACTATGTGGTTCTGTAACTCTCCTTGGGTTTTTCCTCTGTATATCAG AGGTAGAGAGCATGAGGACACTGAaaaatgtagctgtaaaaagaGGAGGATCTGTCACTATTCCATGTATTTATGATGAGAAGTACAAAGCACACAGTAAATACTGGTGCAAAGGGTACTATTGGTCTACCTGCAGTATCGTAGCCTATGCAATCTCAAGTGGAAATCCATCAGTCATTGATCATCCAGAGCAGAATTTGTTCACGGTGGAACTGAACTCTGTCTCTGAGTCTGGAACGGGTTGGTGTGCTGTAGAAATTGGGGATAAATGGCAAAAGGATGACCGGGAATATTTGTACCTTACGGTTAGTCAAG ATCCTCGTCTGTCAGTGAGGGAGAGCAGAGTGAGAGGTGAGGAAGGAGGCAGCgtcacagtccagtgtctctacagtgctgcgtatcagaataaacaaaagcagtgGTGCGGATTTAAAGATGAACAATGCAACACAGTGAGGACAtcccagaattcagcagtgtacatcagtgatgatgggagaagatccttcagtgtgaagatgagcagactgaagaagagtgatgctggatggtactggtgcagtgcaggagatctgcaggttcctgttcacatcagtgtcagtgatccacctccag TCACTACATTAAAGACAAAAGTACTGactacaacagtgactacaacagtgactacaacagtgactacaaTCGCTCATCAAGACAACACATACAC TAGTTTGGTTTGGACCCTGAACCATTGGTACCTGGTGGCCCTTCTTCTGCCACTGGTGATActggtcatcatcatctgtatgCTCAGAAAGAAATGTGGTAAGTGTCCCTGGTGTGTCTGTAGTTTTGAATTAGTTCTCATTCTTCTATTATTTCAAATGCGCAGGTCTGAGATGTGA